In bacterium, the following are encoded in one genomic region:
- a CDS encoding nitroreductase family deazaflavin-dependent oxidoreductase, translating into MAKGLKWAGGIVGLYVVFVVLFETVYLGHFQPSFEGGGIPMLDIVTTDEAGALHKRRLAWLQSSSGPMYVSAHHWTRGWYHKLVANPNVRIEIEGRTASYVAVVVTGDEFDRIAAEFPLPFLVRFLMGFPLERDLVRLDPVPS; encoded by the coding sequence ATGGCCAAGGGACTGAAATGGGCCGGCGGCATCGTCGGCCTCTACGTCGTCTTCGTCGTACTCTTCGAGACCGTCTACCTCGGGCACTTCCAGCCGAGCTTCGAAGGGGGCGGCATTCCGATGCTCGACATCGTCACGACGGACGAAGCGGGAGCTCTCCACAAGCGCCGTCTGGCGTGGCTGCAATCCTCTTCCGGGCCGATGTACGTGTCTGCCCACCACTGGACGCGTGGCTGGTACCATAAGCTGGTGGCCAATCCAAACGTGCGCATCGAGATCGAGGGCAGGACGGCGAGCTACGTGGCCGTCGTCGTGACCGGTGACGAGTTCGATCGGATCGCAGCCGAGTTTCCTCTACCGTTCTTGGTGCGATTCCTGATGGGCTTTCCGCTGGAGCGCGATCTCGTGCGCCTTGATCCCGTGCCGAGCTGA